The Camelus bactrianus isolate YW-2024 breed Bactrian camel chromosome 1, ASM4877302v1, whole genome shotgun sequence genome segment GGGCTAGAAACTTCAGCCACTCAATCTCCTCAGTAAAGCGGCCCACATTCATCACACTATTAAACAGATCGGTTGGGAGATTCAGCACCTTCCACATCTGGGCCAGCTCATCTGTATGGATGATCAGTCTGCCAGCAACCTGCAGGGCAGGGGACAAACACAAAACGGGATGAGGGACAGGACGAGAGAAGGCCCTGAGAAACGCCTGCCAGGACAATGGCCCTGTtttcccagcacacagcaggcagTGAGGGAGAGTGTTGGAGGTAAATGGGGTCTCTGGCAGTTCTCTTGGCAAGGGTGGAGAAATATTCAGCCTGATGAAGAAAATTCTAAGAtataatttaatcattttaaacttCAGATGTCAGAGTTATGGggaatacatacatgtatattacattttaatttttttctgatgctTTTATTATATGCTGTTTAACCCTAGGTTGTCCCTAGAAGGCAAATAGGACAGCCTAAAAATGAAGCCAAAGGGCAGAGGACTTGTCTGACCACGAGTTAGTGGTGAAACTAGAGCTAGATGTTAAATTTCTTCATCTAGACTCCACTGAGTTCTTTGCTCTAGACCTCACATGCATCCCTCCTGCTTTCCCAGGAATTATATGGGGTCTATACTCAGGATGCCTAAAGTTGCTTGGTCCCAGGTATCTCGGATATCTGCCATGTCCACTGCACAAGGTGCTGGTGGTCAAAAGGAGAAGGGCACTAACGGCCAGCTGTTGGCCAGAAAGCCGTAAGTGCCACACCTTCCCTGGTCCTCTTGATTCCCGTGAAGTGCTGAGCCTCCAGGACCAAGGCAGTTAGTTGTCTGAGTCAGTCCTAAATCACCCCCAAACCCCTTGGTCCTGGAACCTAAAATTGGGTATGGTTGTGCTAAGCCATATTTCTTGGGATTTGGCTAAACTGCAAGCTTTCTCAAGACAGACCCTCCTCATCCATTTGTGGGGCAGCTCCCAGGATGATGTGGCTGTGGAGAGAACCAGAATTTTGCCTAAAAGCTAGGCTGTGTCTGCACCTAGGATGACTGTGGAACTACAATATGCTCCTCCCCAAACTGTGATGGGCATCATATATGGTCCTGATGAGTAAGGGTGACACTAGCCAGGGATGTGGACCTGCACTTTCTGAAGAGAAGGGACTCACATTGCCTTGAACCCCTGGACACTCTGCCAGCTTCAGGGCAACCTGGAATGACTCGACTGACAACTCAGCTTACAGCCTATTTCACCATCATTCCTGTTTCCCCAAGGGAAGATTTCCTCTCGGTGCTTGGTTTAGTGACTTTTTAGACAATGCTGAGTGACCAGGTGATGAGCAAGGGGACTTTTGTCTGAACCCACCAACCCTGACGTCATCCTGCACGCCCCTTTGCGCTGTAGGATGGTGCCTACCCGAGAATGCAGGATCTTTAACAGCTCCGGTGTAAGCTCGGCCCAGTTAGACAAAGCCACTCGCTCAGACCGCTCTCTGATTGGAGGAATCTCTCCACGGGACATAGCCCCGAAGTACCTACAAGAGAAAAActtggaggtggggagagcagCTATACTCCAGCGGCCTTTGGCTGCTTTGAGAgtcccctctctcttttttcagggagggggtgagggaaaGAACATTAAGTGGCTtctttgtgccagacactgtttttagttcattttttagTACAGGAAAAGCTTGAATATGTTACTTTACACTTAAGGTACAGAGACAgtttaggaaataaaaagatttgttcttctttaaggaTGAGGAATAACCAACAAAAGTTTGATATGGAATTCCCTGAAGCATATTGggtctgttttttggttttttaaattttttttagtcattccttcctaagtgttttatgcatgtgtgtgcatgcacatgcaGAGACACACACGCATATAGGCATATATATATtgagatatatatgtattatatatgtatatatgaacaatatgtatattatgtatatgtatattaggAGAGAGAAAACCATTGTTACTTTAAATTCCTTACTCTCTTTTATGAAGGAAGACTCCTAGTACCTggaggatctttttttttaaacacaaaaatctTTGTGCTTGGTACAATGGCTGTCTACATAAAGTTGGTATTGGGTAGTGGTAGGGGTATGTAAGATTGGAAAGAGAAGTTGGAAGAGAACTAAAATGACTTACATAAGAAAGGGGAGGAGTTGAAGGTGCTCTGGGATGAGCCAGGAAGCATTTCAGCTGGAGGCAGTGAGACGTGGAGCTTCACGGGAGGGGAGAGAAGGTTGGCAGGGCACTAAGGGAGGCTCAGGTGTGAAGACAAGCCAAAGAAGGGTTTGAGACGAACTTACATGGGGTATGTTCAGTGAAATTCTCCACTCTCTCCCCTCAAAAATTTCCTTAACATCTGCCTGCCCATCAGTGCTTTGTGTAGTGGACTTCATTTTGGTGCAGTGTGGAAAAACACTGAGCCATGTTTCAGGATTGACATATGATGGAAGGGGCTGCCTGCAGCAGGAAATAGACATACTCAGTTGACACCTGGGGCACTGATGCTGTATGGAAAGGCCTGCCTCCATCAGAAGTCTTGTAACTGACATCAGAAGTCTTGTAACTGACTACCGCTGGATCgcagcctctgcctctctcttactTTGTATTAATTTCTCCAGATCCAGGTAGTATAAAAAGAATACACAGGGAATTTTATACAACCTATTTTAGGGTCGAGCCATACAATGATGGAGCAAACCATTGACTGTCTCTAAGCCCCCACGCAACGCAGAGCTACAGCTACCAGGACCAAAGCAACTTCCAGGCACCTCTTGGAGGTCATCAGCAGAGAGGGCAGAAGAAATACTTTCAGGCCACCTCTACCAATTTGTGTGAGCAATCTCTGCAGACAGGTCAGTGTTGGGGTGGGTGTGGGCTCCAGGCATAGCACCAGACTTGGGTGATGTAAATGGGAGGGACGAGAGACACATGGCACTCACTTGGCAGAACTGACTGCCTAGGTAGAGAGTGACTGTCAGCAGCAACATCTTTAGAATTTTCAGTAGAGCTGGTTGTAGTCATGGATTTAGTCCTCTGTGGTTATTTAGCTTTGTTTGCAGCGAGCAATCCCATTGTTATTCAAATTGTGTGGTCACACATACCCACCACAAGACAGATTAGTTTATGTCCTGCTGATGCCTGGTAGGTGGTTTCCACATGGACAGCACATATGCAGGGATAGTTTTGCTTGTGATGAATTAAATAGACATCTTGTCTTGGAAATATGTTGTGGAGTTTCACCTCTAAAACGCTGCAGGTTTGTAAGTCACATAAAACCATCTGACAAGGGCTTTTCGTGTCTGAATAGATGGAGAATGCTCTTAGGTCATGCTCTGCTTTTTTACTGTAGTTAAACTACAAACTGATTCTTCACGGATACCTAAAACATTTATAGCACATGATACAATATGGGAGCAAGCAGGCTACAACAGTGGAATGTTTTCTCCCATAAATGTCAGGGACAATACCAAGAAATGTCGTTTTTCTTGCTATAAAGCAGCAGTGCAACaataaaatgggattttaaaCTATTGTATAGTATAAAACAACGTGTCTAGGTGTGCCAAAAGAAATTAGTCTTCTGACAGTAAAGTTCAATCTTAGAGGTAATACATAAAATTTAGAATGGAAAACTAAACAGGGTTCATTACCAGGCAAAGTAACcccatttgtgtccttttttttttttttttttttaatgagcaccACTGGcttatttttccttccatttgtaAAAGCTTCATCCTAGCCCAGCCCAGGAGCATGAGTGCCCTGGCCGGGAGACTCTGAGGCTCCTCTCAGATTGTGCGCCTTCTCAAAGGCGTCCACACCTTTTACCCACCACCTGCTCAATCAGTGCATCTACCCAACCTCATGTGGAGGATTCTCCCTTCCCGCAACGAACCAGCTGTGCTCAGTAGTCTCttactccccacccctctctccctctgaagCGCTAGTAAGGAGGTCATCCCcaaacagttaaaaaaagaaaagcctgaAAATGGTCTGGGAGGTCAGGTCAGCCCCCAACTCCTgccccaagcctcagttccccAGGTTCAAGCAGGCACTTTTGTCTTAAGAAGCAATTTCATAGCTGGGAGGCTTTCAGTGTGAAACTGTTTCAATCCCGGCCAGCACCTATTGTGTAAGCTCCTTCCGTTGAGCAGTCTCTCGGACACTCAGAGGACACCTGTGTTTGAGGCACACTGTTTGCAGCCAGGCGGATACTCCAACTGCCTCAtcactcttgcctcctttctccagAATGCAACCTGTACCGTGTGGACATCCTTGTGTTGAAGGAACAAATCAGTTCAAAGAAACACTCAAGGAAAGACAAAGATACAAAGACAAGATACGAAGTGTCTCTGGCTGGGCGCAAGAATGAGTTTTAACAGCATTAGAGGAAGGTGTCACATTAAAGGAGTAAACCCAGGAGTGAACCTGCCTGAACTAATCCCACACAGTCCGCCCCGCAGGCTCCTCGCATCGTTCCCCCAGGTGCACTGCTGCCATCTAGTGGTGAGGCCTGAGAATGAGGCCCTGGTTTACACCAGGGAAAGGCAGGCTAAACTGGGGGTACTCTTAAACCCTCCTTTCCAGTGGGaccggggtaggggtggggattCTGGGACGGGGTGGGGTGTGCTTGTGCTGATAGGATGTGGTAATCTAACTCTTGCTGATTGCCCCAGGATACTCTGCCTATTGCCCTGGCGTCCTGCTGCTGTATGGTTCAATTAGGGGACAGCATCCACCCTCGCCCAATTTGCTGTATTTAATGTGTGGATTTTAAAGTACCAAAGCAATGCAAGAGCTGAACAACACAAAGATTATGCTAATCAGCCCCGACTCCCAGGCTGCAGCCATGACAACCTCCTCACAGTTTTCCAAGaccttccctcctccaccccagcacTTCTACCTCCAGTGGGGACCAGGGGCTGGAAGTGAGAAAGGAGTACGTACTCTGCGGCCCACTGGATGAGATCCTGCGGCTGGGTCCGAATGGCAGCTTTGGTAAATTGCTTCAGCAATTCCGGCAGCTCCGGGGGAATGCATATTTGCTTATCTGTTTGAGGCATTGATTGATTCACCTGTTGGcaggggaaataaataaaacggAAATTTTTGAATCATAAAATGACAGGAATCCTGGACATGAAGTCACCCAGTCTGTTTGACACTCTCAATATTGGGGAGTTCACTATGCCACAAGACAGATATATTGTTACAGAACTCTAAGGTTAGAAAGTGTTTTACTAATccttgggttttgttgttgtaaTTGTCATTTACGTTAAAAAAACGCACACTACTAcctattcatttaaaaagtagaGATCAACAAGAAATAAGAAGCTAgaaagatatagctcagtggtagattgctTGCCTAGCAtggacgaggtcctgggttcaatccgtagtacctccatttaaaaataaataaataaacctaattacctcctcccaccaaaaataataataataaataaaattgagtGGTGttataaaaaaaggaagaaaaaaaaaagaagtaagcaAAAGTACCCCTAGTGATATCACCCTGAAATATTAGTTGTCACCTTCCACAATTTTTccaatgtaaatatatatttctacaaATAAAAATGGGGTCATACAAAACAGCTTATCTACTTAACATCATAACATGATCATCTTCCATATCACACAACTCTTATTGGCTCAGTAAGAGTCATAGCAAAATTTACTCTATGAATCCTCTATTATTTGACATTAGGTtatgtatttccaaataaaaataatcattaaacaGCCACTTGATTAACATCTCTCTTTACATTTGCATGTACTCATCCACTTTAAttgtaaaagagaaaacatatatCTCGCTCAAAAAGTTCCAGGACAAATTGCAGCAAAACATGTAGATCCATAGAAAGCATACAACACAATGCACAAATAAACAGAGTGAAAGACTTCATCTGCTTTTAATAGAAAAAGAGAGATTAGATAGTCTGAAAAGCCTTACATCTTCAAAATACCTGGATGCGAGACAAATCTCAGCAAACATACCTTTCAAATTGCTTTGCTGGGCTTACAAGAAAGTGAGTGAAGCAGAAACCAGGGTGGAAAGCAAATGCAGAAACTAAGGCTGACTTCAGGGCCAATGTAAACACCAGGAATTTGAAGCTTCGAGGTAAATGGGCTGGCAAGGAGTGAAAAAGTAACTGAACTGAAGGATTCTCTTACCCACTAAACCTGAAACCCATCAAGGCCCACATACTCTAAGTGTGAAACGGTGGGACTGAAAATATCTGCCTACTGACAGAGGGAAGCAGCACAGAGATCTGTCTTCCTTGCTGCTTCTTGTTGGGGGAGAAATAGTTTCCCAAGAATTTGTAGCCACAAGATAGATCTAAGTTTTAAATTTATACCATCAGCCTCGTTGGGAAATCCCAAGACAAGAAATTAAATGGTCTCAGTTTGTTGGTACTCCATTATCTTTTACTTTATGTTCTTTTATTTagagaaagatgaatataaaGATACTAAATTTAGACTTTGTAAAAAGTCAAGTATGCATAGCAAAATTTCAAAGGTAATTAATACAGAAGTAATAAAACCAACTAACcagtaaaaaggagaaaaggaatgaaaaacaacacaaaacaactTGTTTGATCCAAAAGCAAGATGGGAGGGGCGGGGGGAAGCATAGGAAAAGTGTATAAGTAACAGATAGAGAAGAGTCCGTATATAACAGTAATCACAATAAAAAGAGAAGGTCTTAAATGTTCCAGTTAAAGATACAGAAATTAGcagactggatttttaaaatatccagcTGTAGGCATATCTGAAAAGACACAAGAACACAGAAGACTGAAGGTAATAGGATATATGGATAAATAGTCAGATAAACAAAAGACATGTTAATACCAGACAGAAGAGACTTTAAGGCAAAATGCATTGTTAGGAATAAAAAGGGTCACTGCATAGTCATAAAAGCCTCAATTTACTGGGAAGAGAGCGCAGGTCTCGATGAGAATGCTACAGACACCAACATGGGTAAATCTCACGATACTGAGTGGAAAAAGCAATATATTATTTAGGTCACGTAAATAAGGCACAATATTGtaagaaagaacaagagaacaAGGGATGATAAATACTAATTCAGAACAGCTGTTATCCTtgatggggaggaagaggggtaTCAGGGAGATGGAACAGGAGTCCCAAAGCTATTAGTAATGTTCTATGTTTCAAGCTGGATGGTGGATGCCTACatgtttgtttaattatttttatgcctAAATATACACTATGCATTTTATTTGTATGCATGatgtatttcattatttaaaaagagtTACTGCTACAAGTTGTTTCTGATAACTTTTCATTTTATCTAGCAAAGGGCAGTGACTTATTTTATTCATatcatatacataacataaaattgaccactgtaactatttttaagttcagtggtattaactttcacattgttgtgcaactgtcaccaccatccatctcagaactttttcatcctccCAAATTGAAACTGCACCCATTAAACAAAAACTCCCATTCACCTCTCCCCagcctggaaaccaccattctgtCCTCTGTCTCCATGAATGTGattattctaggtacctcatataagtgaaatcagacaatatttgtccttttgagtctgttttttttcacttagcataatatcctcaaggttcatccatgttgcagtatgggtcataatttattttctttttaaggctgaataatattccattgtatgcatagaccacactttgtttatacattcatcttttggtgaacatttgagttgtttccactttttggctattgtgaataatgctgctatgaacatgggtgtacaaatatctgttcccagtccctgctttcagtgcTTTGGGGTATATGCCTAGAAGTGGGGTTTCTGGATCAGATAgcaattctaattttaattttttgagaaaccaccatactgttgttttccacagaggctgcaccattttactgaCTGCAAAAATTTTGACAGGACCTTTTAGTTGTACAATTGTTTGATTTCTATTGAAGGCTCAAGTGGCCTCATGTAAATGGAAAGATGGCCCAGCTCTAATTAAATAGGTTTCCAggacaacaataacaataaccgTTTGTTCGTACAGAGCAAACCTAAGCAAAGCCTTCACCTCATTGCCTCAGTGAGGAGATCACGTCACTATTCTGTGATCTCTCTTCATTTTTGGGCAAAGAATCTCTAGTAAGTTCTTCATACACAGTGTCTTTTCTCAATGCTCAGTCCTTCTTTAACCTCTTGCCACTTTTTCTGCTCATCATTCCTTTGGCCCCTTAAAAGTCATCAGTTACATCTGTTAACTTCTTATCTGCACCAGATACTGTGCTAAGTATTCTGTATGCATTTTTTCACTTAATCCACAAAATATCCCTGAGGTAAgttttattatcaccattttacagatgatgaaactaagAAAGAGGATAAAACCTTTGAAATGACATGTAACTAATAAGTGACAGGCAGGATTTGAACATACAGAGTCTAAGGCCAGAAATGGCCTGTTAAACTTGATTGTCCTTTCTTTCTTgaggctttgtttgtttgtttgtttgatttgttacgatccagcaatcccacatctgggcatatttccagagaaaactgtaacttgaaaagatacatgcaccccaatgttcacagcagcagtatttacaatagccaaggcatggaagcaacctaaatgtccactgacagacgaTTAGATAAAGAtatggtgtatacacacacaatggaatactcctcagccataagaaagaatgaaataacgtcatttgcagcaacatggatggaactagagattatcaaacTATATAAAGTGAGCCATAAAGAGAAAGGCTTTCTCTTCTTTTGATGACATGCACcattcttgtttttctattttcctcaGCACTGTGTCCATAACTCTTATTCCCCCTTCCTCCTGCTAAGCAAGACTAGTAATCTTCCCAAAGCTCAGCCTCGAGCATTCTGTATTCTCGGAGCGCTCACATCCTCTAATGGCTCCGGCACATCTCCACTAAAACTCATTCTCCATCTTCCAACCAAGTCTCCTCTCCAGATTTGTTTCTCAGCATAATGCCACCATTTTCTGAGTCATTTTGCCTCAAAGCCCTGGAGCCATCTAGTCTTTTTAATCTGTTGAATCTGCCGCTCAATCCCATTGATATTTCTTTTGCCATGTGTCTCCAACTCATCCCTTCCTCTCTACTTCCACTTCTTTCACTCTGGTTCAGCCCCTCATCACCTATTTGTGCAGCCTCCTAGTTGCTCTCCTCGCTGTCTCGGGTCTTTCTCTGGTCTCTTCTGCCCAGTGTGTCCAGATCTCTCTTCTGTACTGCTGTGAATAGGTCAGAGAGCCCTGCTCGCAAAATGATCATCATAAACTGACTTTCAAGGTTCCCCATGATTTATCCATATAATTTTACTAGTATTTACCAACACAGATTTCTAAAACATAGTCTACTCTGGCCACTTTCCAGGAAATTATACATTCAAAGCCTAACACTTTGTCATTCATTGTTAGCAGTGCTCTgtcctgctgttttcttttcctcagtATGTTGCTAAGTCTGGCTGGCTTACTTGaggtgccctccctccctcttcctctccatctATTCAAACCCTGCACACCCCCCACCTCAAGTTTCATCTTGAGTCCATTCTATGCCATAGGCCTTCCTGCAAAACTTGAGTATCACCAAATATTATCTGTAGTACACATTTTACCATTTCATCCCATTTTGCCTTTTATAGATCTCTAAAGCTGAGCTGCTCGCAAGTGATCATGGCAGAATGGGCTACAGGTGTGCCTCGAGGGAGATTGATGATTGTAAACTTTTCATAGTGATACAAAATTTACAACCATTCACAAGTTAATAACAGTTGAAATTATATTTGGATACTGTTTTACTCAGTCGGTAAACTTCCAGATTTCTGTAATTATTGTTTTTGTGCTTAAGGTTTTGTGCAGAGCACCTGCCAAGAGATGCTAGTATAGAAATTCCCCCTTTAACCACATGTTAAACCCATCTCTATAAGTATGATTATTGTTTTAATCACAATGTATTTATTGTCAGTGACAGTcttttgtgcatatgtgtttcaAATACTTAGTTCTTCCTTTGATTCaatttgctcttatttttaaaattatttcctcccTAAAAAGAAGGCATATAttttcatcattatcatcatcatcatcatcatcatcagttgccattaataaaacataattgactttgtccatttaaaaaaattgacttgatttatacatttatttatttttggcatttGATGTAATATCCAAAATCTTATTCTTAATGGAATTTTATGACattatttgtttaaagaaataaaatatatgtttgcttctaaaagcaaataatagtggaaaataatttaattggTTCAGTAAAAGGACTGTAAGCCTTTAAtagcttataaaaatatttttcaaaatattttaactatacttgagtataaataatatttatattttgtggaaaatttagcattttaattGTTAAATTAACTGGTAACATTTCTAGAATTTCCCCTTATCAAAAAgcttaatttttcaaaagttttgtgatttatttaaaaatattcttaagaaaATGGACAaccttattttctttgaaaattgacTTGTTGTAGTAATAAAGGCCTATAATCtccttaaatgttttattttttggttgggggagctATTTaggtttatacattttttaagcagcaatactggggattgaacccaggacctcatgtgtgctaagcatgcattctaccactgagctataccctcccttctccTTAAGTATGATTTCTTTTCCAACTATAAagtacaattttaaattaaatattaatatttaattatagtTTAATACTGTTTAGATATTCACAGACATATACAGTAgccaaaaaatataaatttaagtcACTTATTAGGTAATAAAGTGAGAAGTATTTCAAATTTGGATTTGTTTGCCCTGATAATTTTCTTTACCTAAATATCTGCCTAAATGTCTTATTTTCATGGAAAAGTTATCAAATGAAAAAAGCGGTGCCAGGTAAATTATGCCAGCGCCTTAATAGAAGATATCTGTATTATACAGATACTCTCTTAAGAGAGTAATTCTTTAAGGTTTGATCTCAGTGCCCCTGTAAATTCCTAAAGGTTCTTGAGGACCCGAAAGAGCTTTTGTTAATGTTGGTTATATCtagcaatatttattttagaaattaaatgtttttattttaaaataaaagtaaatccTTTGTATGTTAATACAGGtaacaaatttttattaaaaaaaaacaactatagtttccagagattaaaaaaatccttaatgaCAAGcatggcattgttttacattttttgcaGATCTTTTAATGTCTTATTTAATAGAAGGTACCtagattctcatatctgctttgcattcaatctgttgtgATATCACACATGATGTAGTTTCTCAAACACTCCACTGTATACTCATAAGAAGAGGAGTGAGAAAGACATATAGTGTCTCAGTATTATTACAAAAATAGTTTTAACTTCATGGATTTTTACTCCCCCAATTCTCAAGGATCCTTAGAAGTCCCTGAAACCACACTTTgaaaactacttttttttaaatgaaattgctTAATAACAGTATTTTCAACTACAATAATAGTTTATGTCAGATTGGGTTCAAGAGACTAATTAAAAGGTGACATAATTGAGAATTAAGGCCAAAATGTCTGCTACAATTACAGAATCACTCATTTTATCAACCTCCCTGGGAAATGACCAAGTTTGGGACAAAATGaaacaaggaaaatataaaaatggaaaattactaTTAGAAGATTCATTGTTGACAGTCTCCACAAGACCAATTAATCAAAGTGTTTCCTTGCAGGGCACTGAATCTACAGATGCTAATAACAGTATTCAGTTAATAGCACTAGATAGAAtccctggagaggaaggcttggcGGAATATTGATTTGCCAGAAAGTACCAAAACAAACTACTCAGGAAGAGGTATTTGGGGTAGTAACcaaatactttaaaacaaacaagattTTCTGGATTATGCAAGCACAGCGGTTTCTGTACTGGTGGGAAAGCTGTGATGACAGGAAGGTGGGAAGGCTTTACATCATATCTGTTCTCCATGTTCTGAACACCTGCGATGCAATAAGACATTGCTTTGTTCACATAGAGCTCTTGCCTGTAGATGTGAATTCCATATTAAAGGATGTTACTAATAAAATCCAGGCTGCTATAGTTCCGTCTGGTTTCAGCTTTACGTGAAGAGACAGTCTGCTGTTTCCTACTAAGTCACCTATCaaagaaaaagcttttttctCCCCTGAAGATTAGGAGCAAAAAGAGGAATTGAAAAATGTCAATGATCCTCATTGCAGTTGTTGAGGAGAGTTTACTGTCTTCAGAAATTTGGCTTACTTAACATTTTCAAGCACCAGAATGAAtccaatcaaaatcacaatgaatgTGTGAGAATATAATAAAGTATACCAACAATGCTCATAGATTCAAAGGAAATGTGAGGTTAGAAGTAGTTCAGTGGGGCAGTTTAACTAATATTCTAACTTCAACC includes the following:
- the ROPN1 gene encoding ropporin-1A — its product is MPQTDKQICIPPELPELLKQFTKAAIRTQPQDLIQWAAEYFGAMSRGEIPPIRERSERVALSNWAELTPELLKILHSRVAGRLIIHTDELAQMWKVLNLPTDLFNSVMNVGRFTEEIEWLKFLALACSSLGVTIAKTLKIVCEVLSSDHDGGPARIPFSTFQFLYTYIAEVDGEISASHVSRMLSYIEQEVIGPDGLIKVNDFTQNPRVRLE